A stretch of Mucilaginibacter terrae DNA encodes these proteins:
- a CDS encoding caspase family protein — MYKARYLIFLYFLLVIPNILFGQKRELQIAKDNFDIFWKRPNTSDEANLNAIAQAKSAIDKVWANEKMSKQQEVKIYKAGINAAASWLEKTEKSQPLADSALAILNTLTVPKANTYEHYLYGVAKSILKSAYGAIGNSYGAKSNYKSAYAAYENARMLDPTDTDLVLISAGTAYNAAIQDHAFTPIAREKYSKILNSDIKKTDDIYIQFSALCLIAKDTTAAIEILNKGIHQIPNSKELLGRQFLNHYKLNLIPSFIQQINTVAKTNPGGEWLPYYLGRAYDILIENINHRYQYAPRNEQSRLIEEKNGYLVKQEQAFRKAFQINSNDADIAAGLGGFYLEKAIKIYNTGINVTDKKRIADILAQTDHLLDQSYPFLKRASDLDILSESAQANLNLYYKLKPNTGRFGKTPEKLSYMQNNTFAKSNDNQLDSQPPEICISTPSVKEGGTFRYDKASITISGTTADSSGIYAVYTNGKEARVSSGKFTINVPLVFGDNPITVSSVDGRMNRKELKFVVHRESNLQIAEEANTEKAASATPQIRYVALIIGVQNYKDKEVETLDYPNKNAAAFAKLLQSSYKFAAGDIRLLKDPTREQVFDVLDSLSHALQPQDNLLIFYAGHGSWDNARQQGYWFLADAKKDKRSTWVSNGDIRESIIAMKSKHILLISDACFSGSIFKTRSGINAAPLPIQDLYRLPSMRAITSGTLETVPDNSVFVKFLLQQLESNKEKYLTATKLFSNMREQVIYNSPKHQIPQYGTISGTNDQGGDFIFILKD; from the coding sequence ATGTACAAGGCACGATATTTAATTTTTCTTTATTTTTTATTAGTAATTCCCAATATTTTATTTGGTCAAAAGCGAGAATTACAAATTGCCAAAGATAACTTTGACATTTTTTGGAAACGACCAAATACTTCCGATGAAGCAAATCTTAACGCCATTGCACAGGCTAAGTCAGCAATAGATAAAGTTTGGGCAAACGAAAAGATGTCAAAACAACAAGAAGTAAAGATTTACAAAGCTGGGATCAATGCCGCGGCTAGTTGGCTTGAAAAAACTGAAAAATCACAACCTCTTGCTGACTCTGCACTGGCTATCTTAAATACATTGACGGTTCCCAAGGCAAATACCTATGAACATTATTTATATGGGGTGGCAAAAAGTATCCTCAAAAGCGCATATGGAGCAATAGGCAACAGCTATGGCGCAAAGTCAAATTATAAAAGCGCTTACGCCGCATATGAAAATGCAAGAATGCTTGATCCAACAGATACTGATTTAGTCCTTATCTCAGCCGGAACAGCATATAATGCTGCGATACAGGATCATGCATTTACTCCGATTGCGAGAGAAAAATACTCAAAGATTCTAAATAGTGATATAAAAAAGACAGATGACATCTATATTCAGTTTTCTGCTCTTTGTCTGATAGCTAAAGATACGACAGCAGCTATTGAGATACTAAATAAGGGAATTCATCAAATTCCAAACTCAAAAGAATTATTGGGAAGACAGTTTCTGAATCACTATAAACTTAATCTCATACCGTCATTTATTCAACAAATCAATACGGTAGCAAAAACGAACCCCGGCGGAGAATGGTTGCCATATTATTTAGGAAGGGCTTACGACATTCTTATTGAAAATATTAATCATCGTTACCAATATGCACCCCGAAACGAGCAGTCGCGGTTGATCGAAGAAAAAAACGGATATCTTGTAAAGCAGGAGCAAGCCTTTCGTAAAGCTTTTCAAATAAATTCCAACGATGCTGATATTGCAGCTGGCCTAGGTGGTTTTTATTTAGAGAAGGCAATAAAGATTTACAATACCGGAATCAATGTTACCGATAAAAAGCGGATCGCGGATATCTTAGCACAAACAGATCACTTATTGGATCAATCATACCCTTTTCTAAAGAGAGCTTCAGACCTCGATATATTGTCTGAATCAGCGCAGGCCAACCTCAATTTGTATTATAAGCTTAAACCGAATACCGGCAGATTTGGTAAAACCCCTGAAAAATTGTCGTATATGCAGAACAATACATTTGCAAAAAGCAATGATAATCAGCTGGATTCGCAACCGCCGGAGATTTGTATATCAACCCCAAGTGTCAAGGAAGGCGGCACTTTTCGATATGACAAAGCTTCCATTACAATTAGCGGCACTACTGCCGATAGTAGCGGTATCTATGCTGTATACACCAATGGCAAAGAGGCAAGGGTGAGCAGTGGAAAATTTACGATAAATGTACCGCTTGTTTTCGGAGATAACCCAATAACCGTAAGTTCTGTTGACGGTAGAATGAATCGTAAGGAGCTAAAATTCGTAGTTCATCGCGAAAGTAATTTACAGATTGCAGAAGAAGCTAATACAGAAAAGGCGGCCAGTGCAACGCCTCAGATAAGATACGTTGCATTGATTATCGGCGTACAAAATTATAAGGACAAGGAGGTTGAAACGCTAGATTATCCAAACAAAAATGCTGCTGCTTTCGCCAAGCTTCTGCAAAGCTCTTACAAATTTGCAGCAGGTGATATCAGATTGCTAAAAGATCCAACCCGTGAACAAGTGTTCGACGTATTAGATAGCCTATCCCATGCCCTCCAACCGCAAGACAATCTGTTGATATTTTATGCTGGACATGGTAGTTGGGATAACGCAAGGCAACAAGGTTATTGGTTTCTAGCAGATGCAAAGAAAGATAAGCGCTCCACATGGGTCAGTAACGGAGACATAAGGGAATCGATTATTGCCATGAAAAGTAAACATATTCTTCTCATTTCTGATGCCTGTTTTTCAGGTAGCATTTTCAAGACGCGAAGTGGTATCAATGCTGCACCGTTACCTATACAAGACCTCTACCGCCTTCCCAGCATGCGCGCAATTACCAGCGGCACATTAGAAACTGTACCGGATAACAGCGTTTTCGTGAAGTTTCTTCTTCAGCAACTTGAATCAAACAAAGAAAAATACCTAACCGCAACAAAGCTGTTCTCTAATATGCGTGAACAGGTCATCTACAACAGTCCCAAGCATCAAATACCCCAATACGGTACCATAAGCGGCACCAACGATCAAGGCGGAGATTTTATTTTTATTCTTAAAGATTGA
- a CDS encoding helix-turn-helix domain-containing protein, with amino-acid sequence MAEQYRNQEFIDQIAKRIEEIRLQKGIVQEDIVERTGFTQKQVWLMLSGKSNFAISHLQAIANALEVHPKELLDFDFDYVKHPPTRRERKGK; translated from the coding sequence ATGGCAGAACAGTACCGTAATCAAGAATTTATTGATCAAATTGCTAAGCGGATTGAAGAAATTCGCCTGCAAAAAGGTATAGTTCAAGAAGATATAGTAGAAAGAACTGGTTTTACTCAAAAGCAAGTATGGTTGATGCTTAGTGGTAAAAGCAATTTTGCCATTTCTCATTTACAAGCAATTGCTAATGCCTTAGAAGTCCATCCTAAAGAACTTCTAGATTTTGATTTCGATTATGTAAAGCACCCGCCTACAAGAAGAGAGAGGAAGGGGAAATAG